Proteins co-encoded in one candidate division WOR-3 bacterium genomic window:
- a CDS encoding OB-fold nucleic acid binding domain-containing protein has protein sequence MEKTIICFNCGRYIGNKDICPYCGEEQLKPVGIEFLRWISLFLAIGGVIFLFISARTEAAPYVKVKDLKPTMNFAKVSMKGIVESSPYYEEEKGGYFSFWLNDGTGSIKVRAFRDVAKELIEKDLYPSVSDSVFVTGTLYARENFILTINNGKDLKIKIQEPKNVKIKDITDTLTGKRIETEGNIYSITQYRNNSIGLRIQDEDANITVFIPFYYREKEKILSLEKGTIIKVKGAVFLYKDKPEIIPHYVSDISIIGKKEIKYAQKNENLKLKGEILSGYTFKKGIRFRIKTDKGIEEVTLWKSTLEKNYKGESIKLLTGSIVEFEVYEKEYKGKIEKNVKSLKIISYPQNPYKINEAIQKNISEFLKIKGNIKEIKEFKAGTRVILEDDTGELTVWIWSDLWEDLKGSFKEKDNIIVVGELKEYKGKIELVPRIKDDVIPLK, from the coding sequence ATGGAAAAAACAATAATATGTTTCAATTGTGGAAGATATATAGGTAATAAGGACATATGTCCATATTGTGGCGAGGAACAATTAAAACCTGTTGGAATTGAATTCTTAAGATGGATAAGTCTCTTTCTTGCTATTGGTGGTGTTATTTTTCTTTTTATATCAGCAAGAACAGAAGCTGCACCCTATGTAAAGGTTAAAGATCTTAAACCTACAATGAATTTTGCAAAAGTCAGCATGAAGGGAATTGTTGAATCCTCACCTTATTATGAGGAAGAAAAGGGAGGATATTTTTCCTTCTGGCTTAATGATGGAACAGGTAGTATTAAAGTGAGGGCTTTCAGAGATGTTGCAAAGGAACTTATAGAAAAGGATTTATACCCTTCGGTTTCTGATTCTGTTTTTGTTACAGGAACACTTTATGCAAGAGAAAATTTTATTTTAACTATCAATAACGGAAAGGATTTAAAAATAAAAATACAGGAACCCAAAAATGTAAAAATTAAAGATATAACAGATACCCTTACAGGAAAAAGAATAGAAACAGAAGGAAATATTTATTCAATTACCCAGTATAGGAATAATTCAATAGGTTTGAGAATACAGGACGAGGACGCAAATATTACAGTTTTTATTCCCTTTTATTACAGAGAAAAAGAGAAAATTCTATCTCTTGAAAAAGGAACTATCATAAAGGTAAAGGGAGCAGTTTTTCTATATAAAGATAAACCAGAAATTATACCCCACTATGTTAGTGACATAAGTATTATAGGTAAAAAGGAAATTAAATATGCTCAAAAAAATGAAAATTTAAAGTTAAAAGGTGAAATTCTATCAGGCTATACTTTTAAAAAAGGAATAAGGTTCAGAATTAAAACTGATAAGGGAATTGAGGAAGTTACCTTATGGAAAAGCACACTTGAAAAAAATTATAAAGGTGAATCAATTAAACTTCTTACAGGTTCCATAGTTGAGTTTGAAGTTTACGAAAAGGAATACAAAGGTAAAATTGAAAAAAATGTTAAAAGTTTAAAAATAATTTCTTATCCACAAAATCCATATAAAATAAATGAGGCAATTCAAAAGAACATCAGTGAATTTTTAAAAATAAAGGGAAATATAAAGGAGATTAAAGAATTTAAAGCAGGAACAAGAGTAATTCTTGAAGATGATACAGGTGAATTAACTGTGTGGATATGGAGTGATTTATGGGAAGACTTAAAAGGTTCATTTAAGGAGAAGGATAATATTATTGTTGTAGGAGAATTAAAAGAATATAAAGGTAAAATTGAGCTTGTACCCAGAATTAAGGATGATGTAATACCTTTAAAATGA
- a CDS encoding flavodoxin family protein, translating to MLILGISGSPHKKGKVTILLNSVLEKAKELGSETEIIFLTDYPITYCMGCYSKNVMDCNPEVFKGVLPAVYEKILKADGIVFGTPVYWFGPSGLMKNFIDLLTALENIEPLLAGKVVSCVVSCEEDGAISTASSIIIPLNFMGAIIPPYSITYAVGPIEENMDTLLECERIAKNMVETIKRTRDLKNDFWFRPLKKKNEN from the coding sequence ATGCTAATACTTGGAATTTCGGGCTCACCGCATAAAAAGGGAAAAGTTACAATATTATTAAATTCTGTTTTAGAAAAAGCAAAAGAACTTGGTTCTGAAACAGAAATTATTTTTCTTACCGATTATCCTATTACTTACTGTATGGGATGTTATTCCAAAAATGTGATGGATTGTAATCCTGAAGTTTTTAAGGGAGTTTTGCCAGCAGTTTATGAGAAAATATTGAAAGCCGACGGAATTGTATTTGGAACCCCGGTTTATTGGTTTGGACCTTCAGGATTGATGAAAAATTTTATTGATCTTTTAACAGCATTGGAAAATATTGAACCTTTACTCGCAGGTAAAGTTGTTTCTTGTGTTGTTTCCTGTGAGGAGGATGGAGCAATAAGCACAGCTTCCTCTATTATTATTCCTTTAAATTTTATGGGAGCCATAATCCCCCCTTATTCTATTACATATGCTGTAGGACCAATTGAAGAAAATATGGATACACTTTTAGAATGTGAAAGGATTGCAAAAAATATGGTTGAAACAATTAAAAGGACAAGGGATTTAAAAAATGACTTCTGGTTCAGACCTTTAAAGAAAAAGAATGAAAATTAA
- a CDS encoding chromosome segregation SMC family protein, with protein sequence MKIKSILLHGFKSFYEREEIIFSDKISLVIGPNGCGKTNIFEAIRFVLGESRLNKLRVRELKELIFAGNKEKKALPYAEVTIVLKNDKGESKFTRRVYRDNSQEFFLNDDRISEKHYKEEIESIFGKKSYSHFQWEDVEELIRKPKERIKEMILEACELFDFDHKKKVMERRLEKAEREIKAFEIVIKDKEERIKKLEEERKRALRYRSLQEILKEKKLLLVKAEYSKLLKDKAKKEKELKEDEEFFKKLEEEIFILKKEIEEIKSERENLSKEEELLKSLKIPLESKREKILSELNRKYGEFSGLKDRENYLKLLIEERKKEIEKLKEVLRDKIAYEEIDETSLEKTEREFFEISKKVREIEGEFLKLNIKNDELNMRLNNILKREEDLKREIIEMENKKKIKENEIENLKKEREKLESIYIEIEKKYEEHLKEEKFLTSTIDKIEREINILEGELLKLKSAREVDENLLPELSFLSSYIDFSKEDKFIYVIDDLLEAKILNNENINGIEKFLEKGGKIIIEREEFKGEMPLFLKRKEGIGDLLNTRFLNFKVFKNFKEGITAWKNKECDYMVTEDGFVITKDGVLRKIFTQKIEKNKRITEIEKMLPEKKRNLKEIKDKLESLKKIIEKILKERENIRENLFKLNLKINEINSEINFLSLNLKKQKDGLDKIKMDSEEIKGEKEKVLFKIKEWEKELKELKDKEENFSKKINEINLIREKLKELKNAREKVEIYEKSLKEREEELIDVKERMKNLEEDLKKLESERKKIEEELFEINKRESELEEKIKSINDKYEEKRNIYHIKENSIDKISDKIIKLKQEIDEIEKNLEFYPDNIEFIPDNISIKKIKEEIEEIEREIYSMHDVNLLADEEYKILEKDYFEKIDAYKDLKDSIDKLKESIRIMEERGKLQYTEFLGLFKEELKNVSSVLMGGEIKIKPLDEKNILESELLIDVSPSGKKVRSVLLLSGGERSLFALTVLFTLAKLSPSVLFALDEVDAALDDANTLRFRSYVEKLSESSQVLIITHNKRTMEIANRVYGITMENGVSKIYGIKFED encoded by the coding sequence ATGAAAATTAAAAGTATACTTCTACATGGTTTTAAATCCTTTTATGAAAGAGAAGAAATAATTTTCTCAGATAAAATATCTCTTGTTATTGGACCAAATGGTTGTGGAAAAACTAATATTTTTGAGGCTATTAGATTTGTCCTTGGAGAATCAAGGTTAAATAAATTAAGGGTAAGAGAACTAAAAGAGCTAATTTTTGCAGGGAATAAAGAAAAAAAAGCTTTGCCCTATGCAGAAGTTACAATTGTACTGAAAAATGATAAAGGTGAAAGTAAATTTACAAGAAGGGTTTACAGAGATAATTCGCAGGAGTTTTTCTTGAATGATGATAGAATATCTGAAAAACATTACAAAGAAGAAATTGAGAGTATTTTTGGTAAAAAGAGTTATTCCCATTTTCAGTGGGAAGATGTTGAAGAATTAATAAGGAAACCAAAGGAGAGAATAAAAGAAATGATTTTAGAAGCCTGTGAACTTTTTGATTTTGACCATAAAAAGAAAGTTATGGAAAGAAGGCTTGAAAAAGCAGAAAGAGAAATTAAAGCTTTTGAAATTGTTATTAAGGATAAAGAAGAAAGAATAAAGAAACTTGAGGAGGAAAGAAAAAGGGCTTTAAGGTACAGAAGCCTTCAAGAAATTTTAAAGGAAAAGAAATTGCTTCTTGTTAAGGCAGAATATTCAAAACTTTTGAAAGATAAAGCAAAGAAGGAAAAAGAATTGAAAGAAGATGAAGAATTTTTTAAAAAACTTGAGGAGGAAATTTTTATTTTAAAAAAAGAAATTGAAGAAATAAAGTCAGAAAGAGAAAATTTATCTAAAGAGGAAGAACTGTTAAAGAGTTTGAAAATACCCTTAGAAAGTAAAAGAGAGAAAATTCTTTCAGAACTTAACAGAAAATATGGTGAGTTTTCAGGCTTAAAGGACAGAGAAAATTATCTTAAATTATTAATAGAGGAACGAAAAAAAGAAATTGAAAAATTAAAGGAAGTTTTGAGGGATAAAATAGCTTATGAAGAGATTGATGAAACCAGTTTAGAGAAAACTGAAAGAGAATTTTTTGAAATTTCAAAGAAAGTAAGGGAAATTGAAGGTGAATTTTTAAAGTTAAATATTAAAAATGATGAGTTAAATATGAGATTAAATAATATTTTAAAAAGAGAAGAGGATTTAAAAAGAGAGATAATAGAAATGGAAAATAAAAAGAAAATTAAAGAAAATGAAATTGAAAATCTAAAGAAAGAGAGAGAAAAATTAGAGAGTATTTATATTGAAATTGAAAAAAAATATGAGGAACATTTAAAGGAAGAAAAATTTTTAACAAGCACCATAGATAAAATTGAGAGAGAGATAAACATATTAGAAGGAGAACTTTTGAAATTAAAATCAGCAAGAGAAGTTGATGAAAATCTATTACCAGAGCTTTCCTTTTTATCTTCTTATATAGATTTTAGCAAAGAAGATAAATTTATATATGTTATTGATGACTTGCTTGAAGCAAAAATTTTAAATAATGAAAATATAAATGGTATAGAGAAATTCCTTGAAAAGGGAGGGAAAATAATAATTGAAAGAGAGGAATTTAAGGGTGAAATGCCACTTTTTTTAAAACGAAAGGAAGGAATAGGTGACCTTTTAAATACGAGATTTTTAAATTTCAAAGTTTTTAAAAATTTTAAAGAGGGAATAACTGCATGGAAAAATAAAGAATGTGATTATATGGTTACCGAAGATGGATTTGTTATTACTAAGGATGGTGTTTTAAGAAAAATTTTTACTCAAAAAATTGAAAAAAATAAAAGAATTACAGAAATAGAAAAAATGTTACCTGAAAAGAAAAGAAATTTAAAAGAAATTAAAGATAAACTTGAAAGTTTAAAAAAAATTATTGAAAAAATTTTAAAAGAAAGAGAAAATATAAGGGAAAACCTTTTTAAGTTAAATTTAAAAATAAATGAAATAAATTCAGAAATAAACTTTTTATCTCTTAATCTAAAAAAACAAAAAGATGGTTTAGATAAAATAAAAATGGATTCAGAGGAAATAAAAGGAGAGAAGGAAAAAGTTTTATTTAAAATTAAAGAATGGGAAAAAGAGTTAAAGGAACTCAAAGATAAAGAAGAAAATTTTTCAAAAAAAATCAATGAAATTAATTTAATCAGAGAAAAGTTAAAGGAACTAAAGAATGCAAGGGAAAAAGTTGAAATATATGAAAAGTCTTTAAAGGAAAGAGAAGAGGAATTAATTGATGTGAAAGAAAGAATGAAAAATCTGGAAGAAGATTTAAAAAAACTTGAATCTGAAAGAAAAAAAATAGAGGAGGAGCTTTTTGAAATAAATAAAAGAGAAAGTGAACTTGAAGAAAAAATTAAGTCAATAAATGATAAATATGAGGAAAAAAGAAATATTTATCACATAAAGGAAAATAGTATTGATAAAATTTCAGATAAAATTATAAAGTTAAAACAAGAAATTGATGAGATTGAAAAAAATTTAGAATTCTACCCAGATAATATTGAATTTATCCCTGATAATATTTCGATTAAAAAAATAAAGGAAGAAATTGAAGAAATCGAAAGGGAGATTTATTCAATGCATGATGTTAATTTACTTGCTGATGAAGAGTATAAAATTCTTGAAAAGGATTATTTTGAAAAGATAGATGCTTATAAGGACTTAAAGGATAGTATCGATAAATTGAAAGAATCTATAAGAATTATGGAGGAAAGGGGTAAACTTCAATATACGGAATTTCTTGGACTTTTCAAAGAGGAATTAAAAAATGTTTCCTCTGTTTTAATGGGGGGTGAGATTAAAATAAAACCTCTTGATGAAAAGAATATTCTTGAATCCGAGCTTCTTATAGATGTTTCTCCCAGCGGAAAGAAAGTAAGGTCAGTGCTTTTGCTTTCTGGAGGTGAAAGGAGTTTGTTTGCTCTGACAGTTTTATTTACCCTTGCCAAACTTTCACCTTCAGTTTTATTTGCTCTTGATGAAGTTGATGCTGCTCTTGATGATGCAAACACTTTGAGATTCAGAAGTTATGTAGAAAAATTGTCAGAAAGCTCACAAGTTTTAATCATAACTCATAATAAAAGAACAATGGAGATAGCAAATAGAGTTTATGGAATAACAATGGAAAATGGGGTCTCCAAAATATACGGGATTAAATTTGAAGATTAA
- a CDS encoding isocitrate/isopropylmalate family dehydrogenase, with protein MENEIKKAQEKFEEILRKQIERVQRIKTGEDWIDYSKLKPIIIGIAGGDGIGPFITDEAFRVLKFLLSEEEKEGKIEFKKIEGLTIEERAKVNKAVPPYVLDEIKKCHVLLKGPTTTPKAGDPWPNIESANVALRKELDLFANIRPVRVPSEGIDWIFFRENTEDLYAVGSEGIDVTEDLSVDFKVITTPGSERIIKLAFEYAKKNGKKRVTAVTKANVIKKTDGRFLKVFYEIAKEYPEIEADDWFIDIMTAKLIDKKRRTEFQVLVMPNLYGDILTDEAAEFQGGVGTAGSANVGKRYAMFEAIHGSAPRMVEEGRARYADPSSIMRASAMLLRHIGYKEKGDLLDMALDICGQYEKKVLITGRSTGATGSEFTDYVIDTLKRRDLKEYWLSFQSHI; from the coding sequence ATGGAAAATGAAATTAAAAAAGCGCAGGAAAAATTTGAAGAAATTTTGAGAAAACAAATTGAAAGAGTCCAAAGAATTAAAACCGGGGAAGACTGGATTGATTATTCAAAATTAAAACCAATTATAATTGGGATTGCAGGGGGAGATGGAATAGGTCCTTTTATAACTGATGAGGCTTTCAGAGTGCTTAAATTTTTATTAAGTGAGGAAGAAAAAGAAGGTAAAATAGAATTTAAAAAAATTGAAGGACTTACAATAGAGGAAAGGGCAAAAGTTAATAAGGCAGTACCTCCTTATGTTCTTGATGAAATAAAAAAATGTCATGTTCTTCTTAAAGGACCTACTACTACACCAAAAGCAGGGGACCCCTGGCCAAACATTGAAAGTGCAAATGTGGCATTAAGAAAAGAACTTGATCTATTTGCGAATATAAGACCAGTTAGGGTTCCTTCTGAGGGTATTGACTGGATATTTTTCAGGGAAAATACCGAGGATCTTTATGCTGTCGGAAGTGAAGGAATAGATGTAACAGAGGATTTATCTGTTGATTTCAAGGTTATAACTACACCTGGAAGTGAAAGGATTATAAAACTTGCTTTTGAATATGCAAAGAAAAATGGAAAGAAAAGGGTAACAGCAGTTACAAAGGCTAATGTTATAAAAAAGACAGATGGAAGGTTTTTGAAGGTTTTTTATGAAATAGCAAAGGAATACCCTGAAATAGAGGCAGATGACTGGTTTATTGATATCATGACTGCCAAATTAATTGATAAAAAAAGAAGGACTGAATTCCAGGTTCTTGTTATGCCAAATCTATATGGTGACATATTAACAGATGAGGCTGCTGAATTTCAGGGTGGTGTTGGAACTGCTGGAAGTGCCAATGTTGGAAAAAGATATGCTATGTTTGAAGCAATACATGGTTCTGCTCCAAGAATGGTAGAGGAGGGTAGAGCCCGTTATGCTGATCCTTCAAGCATTATGAGAGCTTCAGCAATGCTTTTGAGGCATATTGGTTATAAGGAAAAGGGTGATTTACTTGATATGGCTCTTGATATATGCGGACAGTATGAAAAAAAAGTGTTAATAACAGGAAGATCAACAGGTGCCACAGGTTCTGAGTTTACAGACTATGTAATTGATACTCTTAAAAGGAGAGATTTAAAAGAATACTGGCTTTCTTTTCAGAGCCATATTTGA
- the mgtE gene encoding magnesium transporter translates to MEKRRKTISLAELLKPEIEELIKNKNYRELKTALSSFEPADIAELLEDLKKEEAISIFLMLPKDLQTEVFSEFDSKVQEEIIRGLKDEEIKIILSELSPDDRTSLFEEVSPSLTRKLLNLLPPEERKETLTLLGYPKGSVGRLMTPDYVAIRKDFSVRKSLEHIRKKGVDAETINMIYVVDENFRLIDDIPLRKIILANPDDKIESLLDYNFISISPYEDQEKAVEIMKKYNLISLPVVDNENHLLGIVTVDDIMDVMEEEQTEDIAKISAIHPDLIGPELITKIKEIPLIKLYKSRIGWLLLLLFINLITGGIINNFTETIAKYIVLVTFLPVIIDTAGNAGSQSATLVIRAMALKNVEIKDYVYLILREILVSASLGITLGIGISFIGILRSKSLIITFCIFLAIIINVMIGSLVGLSLPFILTKFKKDPASASAPLVTTIADILGTFSYLSVAAILLR, encoded by the coding sequence ATGGAAAAAAGAAGAAAAACAATATCCCTTGCTGAACTTCTAAAACCTGAGATAGAAGAGCTTATAAAAAATAAAAATTATAGAGAATTAAAAACAGCTTTAAGCAGTTTTGAGCCAGCAGATATAGCAGAACTACTTGAAGATTTAAAAAAAGAAGAGGCAATATCTATCTTTTTAATGCTTCCAAAAGATTTGCAAACAGAAGTTTTTTCAGAATTCGATAGCAAAGTTCAGGAGGAAATCATAAGGGGTTTAAAAGATGAGGAGATAAAAATTATTTTATCAGAACTCTCTCCTGATGACAGAACATCCCTTTTTGAAGAAGTTTCACCTTCTCTTACAAGAAAACTTCTTAATCTCTTACCACCAGAAGAAAGAAAGGAAACACTTACACTTTTAGGTTACCCTAAAGGAAGTGTTGGAAGACTTATGACCCCTGATTATGTAGCAATAAGAAAGGATTTTTCAGTAAGAAAGTCATTAGAGCACATAAGGAAAAAAGGTGTAGATGCAGAAACAATAAATATGATCTATGTCGTTGATGAAAATTTTCGTTTAATTGATGATATACCTTTAAGAAAAATTATACTTGCAAACCCTGATGATAAAATTGAATCATTACTTGATTATAACTTTATATCAATAAGTCCTTATGAGGACCAGGAAAAAGCAGTTGAAATTATGAAAAAATATAACCTAATTTCTCTTCCTGTTGTTGATAATGAGAATCACCTTTTGGGAATTGTCACTGTGGACGATATTATGGATGTTATGGAAGAAGAGCAAACAGAAGATATTGCAAAGATTTCGGCAATTCATCCTGATTTGATTGGACCTGAATTAATAACAAAAATAAAGGAAATTCCACTAATTAAATTATATAAAAGTAGAATTGGCTGGCTCTTACTTTTACTCTTTATAAATCTTATAACAGGTGGAATTATTAATAACTTCACAGAAACTATTGCAAAGTATATTGTTCTTGTTACTTTTTTACCAGTTATTATAGATACTGCAGGTAATGCTGGTTCCCAGTCTGCAACTCTTGTAATAAGAGCAATGGCATTAAAAAATGTAGAAATAAAAGACTATGTTTATTTAATTTTAAGGGAAATTTTAGTATCAGCTTCACTTGGTATAACTCTTGGTATAGGAATTTCCTTTATAGGAATATTGAGAAGCAAATCCTTAATAATAACATTTTGTATTTTTCTTGCTATAATTATAAATGTTATGATTGGAAGTTTAGTTGGGCTATCCTTACCTTTTATCCTAACTAAATTCAAGAAAGATCCGGCATCTGCCAGTGCTCCTCTTGTAACAACAATAGCAGATATTCTCGGGACTTTCTCATATCTTAGTGTAGCTGCAATATTATTACGATAA
- a CDS encoding M23 family metallopeptidase — translation MLFLFLLTQTLTSSFLENRGIRFHTGIDISTYKKNGIPIFSPFSGKIVRIVDKWEGYGKAIYIQNNENLIYVYAHLDKFDEKIEEKVYFEKKKIKKNEIDLYIELEIEKNERFAFSGNSGTVIPHIHLETRRNFNKPINPLYFFDIKDTIKPVIDKIKIYPIGKSLLFGSFAPYEFKKPFPETLYITSDFFLWISAYDLQSENSDRMAIYGLKVYLSDTLICDLKYDSINFDNSFIARALYTSSNNSFSSSYIHPINLQNNLWTGNTFISLKKELTNLKILVYDFKGNKDSLIFWIKKKNSKHLKRGKNTYFVFDGIVFIDSTEKKIILSPGSYGKLNDLSYVFPLPEKSYNIKLKKYEIKINKETQFFPYPLFFKEKEDTLFIFSAEILFKNPLEIKVKNKKEKEVILVNNGFKNKYDFFSSDSVFIIYSWGKFFKRIDTLKPEIIANKIYYINPSNFEIKFWVKDNFKVKNIEFYLDGEWEPTSFNPLTGKAKVVIKRRINKKESKFEIYAEDRSGNFSKFEGKIIYKI, via the coding sequence ATGCTTTTTCTTTTCCTTCTTACCCAAACACTTACATCATCTTTTCTTGAAAACAGAGGTATAAGATTTCATACAGGTATTGATATTTCCACATATAAAAAAAATGGAATACCCATTTTTTCTCCTTTTTCTGGTAAAATTGTTAGAATTGTTGATAAATGGGAAGGTTACGGAAAAGCAATTTATATACAGAATAATGAAAATTTAATATATGTTTATGCACACTTAGATAAATTTGATGAAAAAATAGAAGAAAAAGTATATTTTGAAAAGAAAAAAATCAAAAAAAATGAAATTGACCTCTATATAGAATTAGAAATTGAAAAAAATGAGAGGTTTGCTTTTTCAGGAAACAGTGGAACAGTTATACCTCATATACACCTTGAAACAAGAAGAAATTTTAATAAACCTATAAACCCTTTATATTTTTTTGATATCAAAGATACAATAAAACCAGTTATTGATAAAATAAAAATATACCCTATAGGTAAAAGTTTACTTTTTGGAAGTTTTGCACCCTATGAATTCAAAAAACCCTTTCCCGAAACACTTTATATAACCTCTGACTTTTTCCTTTGGATATCTGCCTATGATTTACAATCTGAAAATTCAGACAGAATGGCTATTTACGGACTAAAAGTTTATCTCTCAGATACACTTATATGTGATTTAAAATATGATAGCATAAATTTTGATAATAGCTTCATTGCAAGGGCGCTTTATACAAGTAGTAATAACTCCTTTTCATCAAGTTATATTCACCCTATTAATTTACAGAATAATTTATGGACTGGGAATACTTTTATAAGTTTAAAAAAGGAATTAACAAATCTTAAAATTCTTGTTTATGACTTTAAAGGTAATAAAGATTCCCTGATATTCTGGATAAAAAAGAAAAACTCAAAACATCTAAAAAGGGGAAAAAATACCTATTTTGTATTTGACGGAATTGTATTTATTGACTCAACTGAGAAAAAAATTATACTTTCCCCTGGGAGTTATGGAAAATTGAATGATTTATCATATGTTTTTCCTTTACCGGAAAAATCTTACAATATTAAATTAAAAAAATATGAAATAAAAATAAATAAGGAAACTCAATTTTTCCCTTACCCATTATTTTTCAAAGAAAAAGAAGATACCCTTTTTATATTCTCTGCAGAAATACTTTTTAAAAATCCTCTCGAAATAAAGGTAAAAAACAAAAAGGAAAAAGAGGTTATATTAGTAAATAATGGATTTAAAAATAAATATGATTTTTTCTCCTCTGACTCAGTTTTTATAATCTATTCCTGGGGAAAATTTTTTAAGAGAATTGACACCTTAAAACCCGAAATAATTGCAAATAAAATTTACTATATCAATCCTTCCAATTTTGAAATTAAATTCTGGGTAAAGGACAATTTTAAAGTAAAAAATATAGAGTTTTACCTTGATGGTGAATGGGAACCTACAAGTTTTAACCCTTTAACAGGAAAAGCAAAAGTTGTAATTAAAAGGAGAATAAATAAAAAGGAAAGCAAATTTGAAATATATGCAGAGGACAGAAGCGGAAATTTTTCAAAATTTGAAGGAAAAATAATTTACAAAATTTAA
- the sucD gene encoding succinate--CoA ligase subunit alpha, with product MAILLSKETRVIVQGITGRDGSFHAIKMKEYGTNVVGGVTPGKGGQKVDNIPVFDSVFEAVKKESANTSIIFVPAQFAKDAMYEAIDAGIKLIVTITEGIPAQDMAEILDYIRGMDVRIIGPNCPGIIAPNIAKVGIMPGHIFKKGNIGVVSRSGTLTYEVVYHLTNNGLGQSTAVGIGGDPIIGTRFIDVLDLFEKDPETEGIVLIGEIGGTDEEDAAEFIKNHVSKPVVAFIAGRTAPPEKRMGHAGAIIEGGKGTAESKIKALEEAKVKVASLPSEVVLLMKESLLKG from the coding sequence ATGGCAATACTTTTATCAAAAGAAACAAGAGTTATTGTTCAGGGAATAACAGGTCGTGATGGCTCATTTCATGCTATAAAAATGAAGGAGTATGGAACAAATGTTGTTGGGGGAGTTACCCCTGGTAAAGGTGGACAAAAGGTTGATAATATACCTGTTTTTGATAGTGTATTTGAAGCTGTTAAAAAAGAAAGTGCAAATACATCAATAATTTTTGTTCCTGCGCAGTTTGCAAAGGATGCAATGTATGAAGCAATAGATGCTGGAATAAAACTTATTGTTACCATAACTGAGGGGATTCCGGCTCAGGATATGGCTGAAATTCTTGATTACATAAGGGGTATGGATGTAAGGATAATAGGTCCTAATTGCCCTGGAATTATTGCTCCTAATATAGCAAAGGTTGGTATAATGCCAGGTCATATTTTTAAGAAGGGAAATATAGGTGTTGTTTCAAGAAGTGGGACATTAACTTATGAAGTTGTGTATCATTTAACAAATAATGGTTTAGGACAATCCACAGCTGTGGGAATTGGTGGAGATCCAATAATAGGGACAAGATTTATAGATGTTCTTGATTTATTTGAAAAAGACCCTGAAACAGAGGGAATTGTTCTGATTGGTGAAATTGGAGGAACAGATGAAGAGGATGCTGCAGAATTTATTAAAAATCATGTATCAAAACCTGTTGTTGCTTTTATAGCAGGAAGAACAGCCCCACCTGAGAAAAGGATGGGTCATGCAGGTGCTATTATTGAAGGAGGAAAAGGAACAGCTGAAAGTAAAATTAAAGCCTTGGAAGAAGCAAAGGTAAAAGTTGCCAGTTTGCCTTCAGAAGTTGTCCTTTTAATGAAAGAATCCCTTTTAAAAGGATGA